The nucleotide sequence ACCATCATACTGACCAAAGATTTTGATGTTTTGTTGAAATTGCTCTTCCTTGATTTGCGACCAATAGGTATTGATTTCTGCGGTAGCCTTATCCCAAAGTTCCAGTAGTCTGTCCTTTTTATTACCGTGTTCCAAATGTTCGTTAAGAGGAGCTGAGATTCCGGTGGCAATTTCCCTTATACCGGGTGCTGCAATCCCCAATAGTTCCATAACCATTTCGGCAAATGTTCGCATACCCCCAATAGTATGGCTAAAAAAGGCCTCTTCAGGAAATGCTTCTATAGCTCTCCGTGTCAGTGCCCTATGTCCTTGCCAATGATCCAACAATTCTTGCGATGAAATAACCTGTGGGGTCTTGTTCAATGTAGTGTGCATAGTTCCAAATTTTTAGTGATTATTAATTTCATGGTCAAAATTAAATATGGGTGGTGACAGCCCTATGTCAGTAGTAAAAAATTAATTAAAATAGAAAAGTAATTACTTCAATATCAATTTGTTACATGTTTGCATATAAATTAAAAAACCAATGTTGACATTCGGTTGTCACCTGACCTCCTTTCATTTGTAAACTGATTTTGAAAATATCGGTATGTGATATTCTAACATAGCTAATGCAGTAACCATGTGGACAAAACAAAGTCAATTTTTGAATTATTCTTTTATTTGAAGTCATATCTTTGGGATATATGTAGGGCAATTATGGGTAGAGATACGGTAAATCGTTTTGATCGTATAGTATCGATCTTAGTGCAATTACAATCCAAGCGTATAGTGAAGGCGCAGGAGTTGGCGGACCGATTTGAGGTAAGTTTGCGCACAATTTATAGGGATATTAGAACCCTGGAAGCCTCCGGTGTACCCATCATCAGTGAAGCAGGAGTTGGCTATTCCATTATGGAAGGCTATCGGTTACCACCGGTCATGTTTACCCGTGAGGAAGCATGGAGCTTTGTGGCCGCTGAAAAACTAATGCAAAAATTTGTGGACAAGTCCCTTGGGAGCTACCATCAATCCGCTATGTTCAAACTGAAGGCGGTTTTAAGGGGAAGTGAAAAGGATTGGATTACTGCCTTGGAGTCCCAAATATCTGTAGACCCATCACAACAGTTGTTCAATGAAGACTTGCCGAACGCACTTGAAATTCTTTTTGAAAGTATAGCTGAAAAAAAGCAGGTATATTTAAGATATCACTCCATGCAGAGCGAACACCCTTCAGATCGGCATATTGAACCTGTAGGATTATTTCATGAAAATAACTTTTGGTATGTTCTGGGATATTGTCATTATAGAAGTGATTACAGACAATTTAGAACGGACAGGATGCTGGGCATTGCAAGAACTGCTCTTTCCTTTACCGCAGAACATGGTAGTTTGGATGAGCATTTGAGTAAGGATCACAATGTTCAAAAAACCAAGGTAAGAATACTGGTGGATAAAAATATCGCTAGGTTTATTAATGGCGATAGGAAACACTACGGCTTTATTTCCGAAAAGGTGAGGGGCAACCAAGTAGAAATGACATTTATGACTTCGAATGTGGAACATGGATTTCCTAGGTGGTATCTCATGTTTGGAGATTATGCCGAGATTATTGAGCCCGAAGTACTTAAACATCGCGTTAGGGCCATTTTGGAAAAAACGGCTTCCAAACTTTAAGAAGTTGCCGTATAGTATATGCAACTCTGTAGTCTTTTCTAGTAAATGAGGATGGCGGGGTCTGGAAAGCTCAACTGTACTTGCTGAACGGCCATTTTGCCTATAATGCGAAACCGGTTTTTTCGGATAGAATACTTTTAAGTTCCCCTGTAGTTGAGGCATCTATAATATTTAAGGCTTTTACCTTACACAGTTTCTCCACCATTTCCTTACCGGCCAGGGTATTGGATGCAATTCCTGTTACTATATCCGGTACCAGATCAAAAGCCTTCATAAGGCCATGTACCGCATAGGGATCGGAAGCTGCAAGAATGATGCATTTAATTTGCTCCCGTAAAGCATCGATAGCCAAATCCCCATTATAAGGTTCCAAGGGAGAGGCCCCTATCTCAATTATCGCCACATCGGCAAGTTCATATTCTATCATACTCAGGAGTTGATCTAATTTTTCTTTAAAGGCATCCCGGGGATAAATGGAAGAGGGGAGCCCCACGTCTACAAAGTCCATCACCGCGTCCGCGCCCACATCCTTAATGGCCATTATATCCTTATAGCGTCCGGCTCCAGTGAGTTTGGCACCCACCACCTTGTATCCCGCCGATTTAAAGATATGGGTAACGATCCTGGCGGAAGTAGTTTTTCCGGCTGACATGGAAGTACCTACAAAAAGTATGACAGGAGTTTTAAAAGGAATAATTTCGAAAGGCTTAACAAAATCGTTCATGTTGAGACTCTTGCCGTTCCTATGGGCGTGGCCAATATACAGCAGCTCCATCATATTGGGCATAAAAGCAGATCTGGACGTCAACTTCCCAAGGAGGCCTGCCCCAGTAAGTACGTTCATTTTTAAATCTGCCCCAACCTTGCGCCAGGTACCGGTAGCCTCCAGAGTGGCATAGCGTTCGCCCAAGGCACCTACTAGTAATTCACCCCCAATTACCCCGCGCATCCTGCCATTGGGAAGCTCCAAAAGCAGGGTGCTACTTCCAGGATCCAAAATTTTGCAGACCACATAATCCCCGGTTTTCCATTGTTCCCTGCGTAGTTTTACCACCTCATAATCCTTTTCCGTTAAATCGGAAATCCGGGTCAGGGAAGTATGTATATATTGATTTTTCATATGTTTTTGTTTAAAGGCTCGGTTAGAAGCAAGAGTGTCAATAAAGCCGTTCTTTCAATGATTTTGTTCTCAAAAATATACTCGTGCGGCGCATGGGCCCCGTCTCCCGGGGTGCCCAGTCCATCCAAGGTGGCCGTAAAAATACTGGTAGTATTGGCATCGGAGCCCCCTCCTGAGGTAGCCTGCTCCAAATCGATACCTAGTTCTCGGCCGTGTTCTTCCGCTATTCTCCAAAGTTCTTGATTACGCTGCGTCCTTTCCATAGGTGGTCTTCCAATTCTTCCTTCAATGGTCAACTGCACATTGGGCAAAAGGGGTTTCAGCGCCTTTATTTTATGGGTAATCAGTTTGCCATCGGCCTCGTTCAAAACCCGCACATCTACTACGGCTTTACTTTCGGGGGCTACTACGTTGGGTGAAATACCACCTTCTATCAAGCCCACATTTACGGTAATTCCCTTTTCAAAATCGTTCATGGCATATAATTGCTGTACCTGATGCGACAACTCTACTATGGCATTGATTCCCTTTTCTGGATCCAGGCCCGCATGCGCCGCTTTTCCGGTAACCTTCAAGGTAAACCGGCCCAAGCCTTTTCTTGCCGTCTTTAGTTTCCCGTCCAAGCCAAGAGGCGGCTCCAGTACATAGGCCCTATTGCAGATTTTCGCCAAACTTTTGATGGAATTGGTAGATTCCCTACTGCCTATTTCCTCGTCAGAATTAATGAGAACAATAGGCGTAACCTTTATGGGGGCAGGTATGGCCTTTAAAGCCAATAAGGAAAAATACAATTGGGTAAGGCCTGCCTTCATGTCATAGATACCCGGCCCTTTCATCATACCATTGTCATAGGATATAGGCATATTCTTTATGGTATCCGTTGGCCAAACAGTATCGCAATGTCCTACGATCAACTGTAGGGGCAAACTCCTATCCCGGTCTAAGGGCCGGGCATAAAGATATCCACCGGTAAGTTTCCCCGGGACCAAAATAACATGGTAACCAATATCTTCAAATTTGACCCTTAAAAAATCGAGGATTATATGTTGCTTTTCTATTTCCCTCGTGGGCGATTCCAAAGCCACCAGTTCTTTTAGAAAATGAATCATTTTTTCATGATGGGACTCTAAGTATTCCCGAATTAGGATTGCTATTTCTTTCTCTTCTATCATTTTTTAAAGCCTTTGGGAAATGGAAAATTATAGGTCTGGGCAATAGAGGCAAACCTTCCTGGTGGTAAGTAAGCCAGTAAGGGATATTCATTTATTTGTTGCTGTTCATCCATTTCGGAAACCCTTAAATAGTCTTTATTCACAAAGGCAGTCTTGATTTTGCCCGTTATAAAACTATGATCATCGAAGCCATCAATAATTTTGAACAACTCGCATTCCAGGTACAGATAGGAATTTTCAACAAACAGTGCATCTATTGTAGTGGCCTTGACCGTTGGCAAGGAAGCTACAATTTGCTCCGATTTATCAATGTCCGGATTTCTGGGGGAAGCCCCTAAGGAGGCCAATAATACTTGATTGGGGATGGGGAAACTAACGGAAAACTCTTTGGTCTCCTTTACATTGTGATAGGTGGAATGATTTCGCGTACACAGAAAACCAAAATAATTGGAGGGACCCAGGGGCGTGGCCATATGCTTAGGGGCCATATCATACCCATTGCCTTCTTTGGTACCGACAATAATTAGGGGAGCAACCGTAAAGAAATGATCCCAAATAGGCGTATTGGTCGATATCCGAACATAATTATCCTGTAACTGCTTTTCCATGGTAATGCCTAAGGTTTCTACCAAATTTACAAAGCACAGCAGAGAATTAAACTGATATTCCTCATAAGGACATCCCTTAAACCAAGCCTTTAACGTATTAGAGGGGCCAAAATATTGTTCGGGACATCTATTGGTAATTCCCTATGAATTGCGGCTTCCGCAAGAAACCCCGTTAAAACGGCCAGGTGCATTCGCCTATTGTATTTCAAGGAGCCTAAGGCTTTTAAAATACGGGTATCTCGAATACGGGATTAGACCCGGTACAGAAATTTTAACCGTTCCAAATTATTGATGACCAATTAAAAAATAGTCATTTTTAATAACAGCTGTATAACTACCAGACAAATTTCCAAAACATAGTGTTAGCGGAAAGGGGAGGGGCCTATCCGCTAATTACCATATATTAATTTTAGGGCTTAATAACCTTTTCATAGGCCATCTGGTACAGATCTGTCAATTCCCTATGCGGATTCTTCTGACGGATTTTTTCCAAAAAGGCCAATAATTCTTCTCTTTTGTTGTGTCTGTGTGCATCCAAAAGGATATCCTCTATAGTATTGCTCATAATCTAGTTTTCTATTTCTTGTACTACTTTTAATGTTTTTAACATGGAATCGGGGGTTACAGAGATTGTATCTATCCCTTCCTCTATCAGGAACTTGGAGAAATCCGGAAAATCCGAAGGCCCCTGACCACAAATCCCCACTTTGGTCTTATGTTTCTTGGCCGACGATATTAAGGTTTTGATCATTCCTTTTACAGCACAATTACGCTCGTCGTACAAATGGGCCACCAAGCTGGAATCCCTATCCAAACCTAGGACCAATTGGGTAAGGTCATTGGACCCAATGGAAAAACCATCTATCATCGGGGCAAACTCATCGGCCAAAATTACATTGGAAGGCAGTTCTGCCATCAAATAGATTTCCAGCCCCCTTTCACCTCTCTTAAGTCCGTTTTCCTCCATAATCTTTAACACCTTGGTAAGTTCTTGGGGAGTCCTACAGAATGGGATCATGATGGTAATGTTCTCCAGTCCAAATTCGTCCCTAACTTTTTTAAGGGCCTTGCATTCCAAAACAAAAGCCTCCTTAAAAGATTCCGAATAATAGCGTGAGGCGCCTCTCCAACCTATCATTGGATTTTCTTCCCGGGGTTCAAAATGATTCCCTCCCAACAGATTGAAATACTCATTGGTCTTGAAATCGGATAACCTGGTAATCACCCGATTGGGGTAAAAAGCGGCCCCGATCTTACCGATCCCCTGTGCCAGTTTATTGATGAAAAAGGCTTCCTCGGATTCATATCCCTTGATCAATTCGGCAATGGATACGGAAAGCGCCGGATCGTTCAAGGTCTTGTGCTTCAATAAGGCCAAGGGGTGTACTTTTATATAATTGTTGATTATAAATTCTTCCCTGGCCAGACCAACTCCGGCATTTGGAATTTTCCTGTATTGAAAGGCCAGTTCCGGAGAACCGATATTCATCAGGACCGGGGTTCTGGTCTTGGGAAATTCCGTGTATGCGGTTTCGTGGAGCTTGTATTTTATTTTTCCCTGGTATACCTTTCCAACATTGCCCTCGGCACAGGAAACGGTAATGTCCTGTCCATTTTCGAGTAGGGTAGTGGCATGGGCAGCACCCACTATGGCAGGGACACCTATTTCACGAGCCACAATGGCGGCATGGCAGGTTCTTCCCCCTTTTTCGGTAATAATGGCCGAGGCCTTCTTCATTAAGGGTTCCCAATCCGGATCGGTCATTTCGGTCACCAGAACATCTCCCTCCTTGAAATCTATTTCATCGGCACTACCATCTCTTCCATCCAAGGTGAATATCCGATATACCTTGCCGTTTCCTATCTTGTCCCCTACGGCAACCCCTTCTAGAAGAAGTTTGTCCGACAAGTGCTCCTCGTCCTCAATTTCATATTCCTTTATACTCTCTGTCTGTTCCTGGGAATGGATCGTCTCCGGACGTGCCTGAACAATATACAATTCATTGGAAAGTCCGTCTATGGCCCATTCTATATCCATAGGGCACCAGGACCCCCGAACAGAACTATAATAGTTTTCAATTTTTTGTACCCACTGCGCCAGTTGTATAATCTGTGGATCCTTTAAACAAAAAGTGTCTTGGATCTTTTGATCTACAGGTACCTGTTTCACCGTTTCAAAGGGTTTATTGCCATACACCATTTTATGGGTCTTCTTGCCAAGCTTCTTATCTATAATGGCATTAAAGCCCTTTTCCAAGGTGGGTTTGAACACTATGAACTCATCCGGGGAAATTTCCCCTCCCACAACTAGTTCTCCCAACCCATAGGCGCCATTGATCAGCACCACATCCTTAAAACCGCTTTCTGTATCCAATGAAAAGGCAACTCCGGAAGAACCCAGATCCGAGCGTACCATTTTTTGTACACAGACCGATAGTTTAATAGTAAAATGGTCAAAATTCCTGGAGGAACGATAAGAAATGGCTCTGTCCGTATATAAGGAAGCAAAACAACTCCTAATGGCCGTTAACAACATTTCCCCTCCGCGGATATTCAAATAAGTGGACTGCTGTCCTGCAAAGGAAGCGTCCGGCAGATCCTCGGCCGTTGCCGAAGAACGTACAGCAACATCGGTGGCGTCCTGACCATATTCTTCGGATAGGACATAATAGTATTCCAGTATCGCCTTTTCAACGGATACGGGAAATTTTCCGTTGGAAATAAGTTTCCGGATATTGGAACCCGTTTTGCGCAGTTGGATAATGTCTGTCGTGTCCAATCCCTCCAAAGCCGCACTAATCTTTTCCTTTAAATGGTTTTCCTCGATAAATGCATCATAGGCGTCCACGGTAACGGCAAAACCATTGGGCACTTTGATGTTCTGGGACGTTAAATTTTGGATCATTTCCCCGAGTGAGGCATTCTTGCCACCAACCCTAGATAGATCATCCATTCCAACTTCACTTAGTTTTTGGATGTACTCTTTTTTGTTTTTCATGACACTTTGCTGGTTAGTGATTTTTACGCAATCGTTTTCGTAGATTGGAAAAAAAATTATTACACTACAAAATTTCATCAATTATCGCATGTGTACAACCAATATTAATTCAAATTACAATACTTTTTGTGCCTAAATAAAATATTATTGTCAAATCTTGAAATTTTAGTACTAATTAATGATGTTTATGTAGGCGTTTTTTGACCCTAGCACAAATCTACAAGCTCTAGATTAATTAGGTTTTAAAGTTTTTTAAATTATCAGGGATTAAACAGCCTTGCAATAATATTTACAAATCAAAAGTTTTTTAAAAATTGTTAATCCCGAGACCGTGCATTTAGATTTGCAAAAAATAATATTAATGAATTCTGATGTTGCCAAAGGGCGTAAATTAAATTTTAATCATTGCACCCAATAGTATTGATCCGTGTAAAAGCACAGATCCAGAAACGGCTAGTTTTATAGATAAGTTGAAACAATAATGGGAATACCTCCTTTAAGCAATACGGATCGCATAACCCTATTTTAATTCAAAATAAATAACACGGAAAGAATTCCTAAGGATTGCACTGGAACGAAGTAATTAGGTTTACTACAGCATGAACTGGTTATTATGACATCTTTATTGGAAACTAAAATTTATTGATAGTAAACTACCTAGGGGTAAGCCTCGGAGCGTTTTAATCTCGATTATCGGGTAAGGACTATTCAAATTACACATAGACCAAAAGAAGATTTTAAACTTGGACAGGACTAGAAAAGGGTATCCAAACCACATTTAAAGGCAAAAACCGATAACCAGAAAAATCCAAAACTGATGGAAGGGAATAAACGTTATGTGCAATCCTTAAAAGTTGGAAAGAGCCTCCATCAATTCGTTTTTCTTATTTCTGCTCAAGGGTACCTGTCTTCCTTCCACTTCAATATTTTTACTGTTGAACTTTTCAACTTTTTCCAGATTCACGATATAGGATTTGTGTATCCTTAAGAATTTATCCTCTGGCAATTGCTTTTCAAAAGACTTCATGGTAGAAAGAATAATGATATTGCCTTCATTGGTTACCACTTTAATGTAATCGCCAAGAGCTTCTACCCATTTTATGTCATTTAAAACAACTTTACGCTTTTTCAGGTTGCTTTTTACGAAGATATACTCTTCTTCCACGTTCACGTTCTGGGATTGCTCATGTCTCACCACGGCTCTTTTTATGGAAGCCTCAAAACGGGCCGAGGAGATGGGCTTGTATAAGTAATCGGTTACATCATAATCAAACGCCTTTAGGGCATAATCGGGTTTACCGGTAATCAAAATTACTTGTGGTGGATTTTCCAAGGATTCCAAGAGGTCAAAGCCGTTGATGATGGGCATTTCCACATCTAGAAAAATAAGGTCAATGTCATTGTTTTTAATCCCGTTGTTGGCTTCAATGGCATTGCTGTACTGTGCTACCAATGCCAGGTTTGGATGTTTGTTCACTAATTGGGCTACGGCCATGCGCTGCATAGACGAATCGTCTACGATTATACTTTTTAATTTCATAATGTGTCTCTCGTGGGTTAAAACCGTGTTGAAAATACCTAAATAGCCTTCCAAACCCTCAAAAATGATGTGAACACCGTTTTAGATGTTGTGTAAATGGTGATATTTGTGGTCTAGGCATTTGGTTCTATATTCTACATATAAACCGGCCAATTCAGATTCAGGTGAATATTGTCTAAAAATTTTTGGGTTCTTATACTATATTGTTTAATACAATCTATTTACTCTAGAACACAGGCTAAAGTCGCCCTTAAACAGTCACAGAAGGGTAGAAGGGGATCATAATATCAATAAAGAGGTACAACTAATCCAATTAATAGGTATTGGTCATAGATTAGAATTAATAAACAATTGAGGGTAAAACTAAATCTTATGAAGAAATTTATAAAAGTTGAAAGTATAGGGATTTTATGTCTATCTAAAAACCTAATCTTCCAACTATCTACTTTGTTATTGTTCCTGTATGGCAATACCTCCAATGCACAGATATACTCCACCACAGATGGTCACGCCAATTTCGAGGCAAAAATGCCACTTAACACCTATATGGGCAAGTCGGACAAATTACAGGGGAGCATCAATTTTAAAACGGGAAAAGTAGCATTTCAGCTGCCTGTAAAATCCATTAAGACAGATAAGGATAAACGGGATGAACACATGTACGAGTTGCTAGAAGCGGAAAAAAAACCAGATGTTGTTTTTGTTGGGACACTTATCGATGATTTAAACTTTGATCAAAAGGGTAAACAAACGGTCAGGGTTAAGGGCGATTTTACTTTAGCCGGGACTACTAGGCAAATAACCATTCCCATAGATTTGGAGCTTATTTCTGAAGGCACAATTCAATTAAAAGCCTCCTGGTCTCTCTTAATTACCGACTATGGTATAGAGCGCCCAAGTATAGTATTTATACAAGTTAATGACAAGCATGACCTGAGTGTGGATGCTACGTTAAAGGAAAAGTAAAATTCATTTTAATATTAACCAAACAATAGCCTAAAATGGCAGGGGTAATTTCAATGCACTTGCTTTGATGGACTTTTCAATTATGGGATTTCGCCCCCCGTTGGCGTGAGCGTCACGCTCATGCCATAACGGCTAATCCTATAAAATGAAGATCTTCCTGCCATATTAAAATGCTATGCTTATTCTTAGATTTTAATTTTCTAAATTAGTTGCCGGTCACATACAAACACTTTAGTCGGTATTATAACGAACGTTACAGCCTAAGCTAGGAAATGAAAATAATCAAAACCACCCTTCCGTATCAGTCATTGCTTAATAATTCTGAAAAAAAGTACGATTACATTGACTCTTTTCAAGGCGCTATCAATGTCATTGATAATAAATTTACCTCGACCGACATCGGAAAGGCTTTTTTTTCAAGTGGACCGCAATGGGTATCCAAACTATTTTCTCTACGAAATAAAATTGTGTCCGTTTTCGGCCTAAAAACCTCTGGTGAAAATACGAATAGAGAAAAGCAGCTTCAAAATTTTAAATGCGAGCCGGGAGAACAAATGGGACTTTTCAAAGTATTCGCCAAAAACGAAAACGAAGTCATTTTAGGAGAAGATGATAAACATCTGAATTTTAGAGTCTCATTATTTTTAGGACCACAAATAAGTGGAACAACAATTAAACACACAACAGTTTCAACAACGGTAGAGTTCAATAATTGGTTTGGACGACTGTATTTTTTACCAGTTCGACCTTTTCACAAGTTAATTGTTCCCACAATGTTGAAAGGAATAATTAAAGAATTGGAAAAAAAGAATGGGCAACACAATGTTGAAAAATAACGAACTGCTTACACCCTGTACTGAACATATATTATATGAGCTTACATTGAAATAACTTCGGGCAGAGGGAACCTATCCTGTTTAAATTTTCCATTGCTTTATGACGCTTTCCCAACCCATAAGGACCTTAGCTATTTAGGGTAATCCAATTTTATTAGTAGAATTAATATCAGAATGATGTAGATCATTTCTTGACAAGTAAATATGACTTTATTTTGTTTTCAAAGTTCTTATGGACATGAAAACAAGAATACTGTTTAGAGCAAGGATATTAATACCCATATTATCAATATTCATGGCCGTCACCAGTTGTGGCCCAATGGTCTTCACCGCGGGGACAAACCCACCGCCCCCGCCTTGGTTCTATCCAAACCGGTTGGAGGTAGTTCGATACGTATATTTTCCAAACTATAGTTTTTACTATGACTTATCGGCCCGCACTTATATCTATTTGGAAGGGAATGTTTGGGTACGGCTCAGGGTATTACCACCTAGATATAGCCATTTGGACCTAAGACGTACGAAGTACGAGAGGATCAAGGGGTATCAAAAAGAAGATATCCGTAGTTACCATGAGGAACATAATGCCAATAGAGGCAGGAGCAATCGAAGCGGTTAAGGAATCAACAGGGGAATCCAAATAAAAATTAAAAATTTGGGGAAGCAAACTAGCCTCCAATAATTGAATTTGGAAATACAGGATCTATTTGCCCGTTCCAGATAATTCCTGCATAAAAATAGTACAATCAATGGCTAAAATCAACAAGCAGTTCTTCCGCCTCTTTGAGCTAAGCCAATAAGATTATAAGAAACAAAAAGAAGCCGCCTCAGGTTTTGAGACGGCTTCTCTTAATCAAACAATTTAACACAATCAACTAGTTGTGATTTCCTTAACCGCAGATGGTTTGGACACATCCGCACCTTTCTTGGTGTATACCCTTACATAATACTTGGTTTTGGTGGTTAAACCGCTTACGGAAGCAGATATTTCACTAACTTCTTTCTTGTTGAAACCAGCAACTGTAGAACTAAAATCCGATTTACTTGAAACCTCTACTAGATATTTATCGGCCCCGGTTATAGCAGTCCATTCAATTTTAAATGATGTGTTCTGGATATCAGTTGCATCTTTAAGCACAGGCCCAGCTATAAGCTTGGTTGTCGTGGCATCTTTGGCAGCAGATGCCTTTGATATGTCACTACCATCTTTGGCATAGACCCTAAAATAATATTTGGTCTCCCCTTCCAATCCGCTGATGACGGCACTGTTGGTGGTAACCGATTTTTTATTGTAGCCCGTAACGGTTGAACTAAAATCAGATTTTTTGGAAACTTCAATTAGGTAACTATCCGCCAAATCCACTTTGGTCCAAGAAGCCTTAAAGGAAGTAGCCTGAAGTTCACTGGCATTACTAAGTGTAGGGGCTGCCACTTTTGAATCTGGATCATTGTCGTCATCTTTACTGCAGGACGTAGTTAAAACGGTGACCATGGTCATAAGAATTAAAAAATAATACGATTGGAATTTAATTTTGTTTTTCATGTAAATTTTGTTTTTTATTGTTAATAACCCCATTACGGCCATGCTTTCAAAAACGCTACATATCCTAGACTATTTTTTTTGTTAAATCTCTAGACCATGGGAATCATTGAAAAAGTGAAAGGAAGTGGGGCATTTCTATAAAAGTATTTGTCCTGATCGAAGAATGGTAAAATGCATAACTTGTAATCGTAATTAAATTGATCATTTCCAATAACAGCAGGCGCTAAAAATTCTAAATCAGCAATAAACAGTAGTTCAGGTGCTGCTCTTGTACCTGAACAGTATTATAATCGCCCTTTAATTAAATTGAGAAATTTCAATATTTAGAGTTTAGGTTGGTTAAAGATTTGAACGCATCCTATACATTTTGGGCTTCAATGGTATCACTTTCCAATTACCCATCAATCAAACTACAGAAGGAAATAGTGGATATCAACTCAATTCTAAAACGTCCTCAAAAGAAACCATTGGGATTAAGAGGGAATACAAAAAAAGCCCCTATCATAGGCAATAGGGACTTTTCCAAAAAATATAAACAACTAATACATTTTGATAAAATTCACTGTACTATTATTTGGTTAAAAGCCCAATTCCAAATGGTCAATATAACTGATCAACTTTTTATAGCTCTATCCAATTCCTACACGTCAGTTCAATCCCTTAAATGGTTTTATATGGAGATACACTTTTTTATTAGTTATGAATCATCTATACGCATAAAATTGACGGAATGCTACATGTAAACTTAAAACATTTATATAGGAGGCATAGAGCTCCGAAAATGATATTAAGGAGTTATAGAGACTTTTAAGGATATCCCACCCATGGGAACTTTAGTGTTATCAGTGGTTATGGGATTTAAAGGGAATTTATAAAAGGGCTGGATTTCATACTTTATACGGTCTGTTAAAGGTGCCTTATACCCCAAGGATAAATTCAATGATCCCAAGGGGATCAACTTAGTACCATGGTAATCTGATTCTTCCTTTGACGATATAGCTTCAGTAACCATATAACTATGCGTTGTCCCGTCGACATCTTGAAAAACCTCTACTTCACGAAAGGTAGTTTTGGTCGATGCCATATTTTCATTAAAAGTTAAATAGGAAGACATACCGGCTTGAACATAAATATAGTTTCTTTTGCTAGGAATCTTATACATTAAATTTAAAGGAATATCCAAATTATAAAGTCTTGTTTCCTCCTTATAGTGTTTATCCTCTTCCATAGAAACCTCCGAAGATGCAAGCATGGATTCTTCGTTCGTTAAGCGCAGGTCATTAAAAATTACTCCAGTGTTAATTGAAAATGCCGAGGATTTAATTGGCACGTTCAAAGTTACCCCGCCGCCAAAGTTTGTGGAAGTCAAGGCTTGGAAACTGGCATTATTTGAACCATAACTTGGTGAAATCTGGAGCCCAACTTCAATATTCTTCTTATCGGACTTGGGAACCTTGTAATTTTCCTCTGTACTGTAAGATGTCAATTG is from Arenibacter algicola and encodes:
- a CDS encoding LytR/AlgR family response regulator transcription factor → MKLKSIIVDDSSMQRMAVAQLVNKHPNLALVAQYSNAIEANNGIKNNDIDLIFLDVEMPIINGFDLLESLENPPQVILITGKPDYALKAFDYDVTDYLYKPISSARFEASIKRAVVRHEQSQNVNVEEEYIFVKSNLKKRKVVLNDIKWVEALGDYIKVVTNEGNIIILSTMKSFEKQLPEDKFLRIHKSYIVNLEKVEKFNSKNIEVEGRQVPLSRNKKNELMEALSNF
- a CDS encoding YceI family protein; translation: MKKFIKVESIGILCLSKNLIFQLSTLLLFLYGNTSNAQIYSTTDGHANFEAKMPLNTYMGKSDKLQGSINFKTGKVAFQLPVKSIKTDKDKRDEHMYELLEAEKKPDVVFVGTLIDDLNFDQKGKQTVRVKGDFTLAGTTRQITIPIDLELISEGTIQLKASWSLLITDYGIERPSIVFIQVNDKHDLSVDATLKEK
- a CDS encoding DUF2867 domain-containing protein gives rise to the protein MKIIKTTLPYQSLLNNSEKKYDYIDSFQGAINVIDNKFTSTDIGKAFFSSGPQWVSKLFSLRNKIVSVFGLKTSGENTNREKQLQNFKCEPGEQMGLFKVFAKNENEVILGEDDKHLNFRVSLFLGPQISGTTIKHTTVSTTVEFNNWFGRLYFLPVRPFHKLIVPTMLKGIIKELEKKNGQHNVEK
- a CDS encoding fibronectin type III domain-containing protein; this translates as MKNKIKFQSYYFLILMTMVTVLTTSCSKDDDNDPDSKVAAPTLSNASELQATSFKASWTKVDLADSYLIEVSKKSDFSSTVTGYNKKSVTTNSAVISGLEGETKYYFRVYAKDGSDISKASAAKDATTTKLIAGPVLKDATDIQNTSFKIEWTAITGADKYLVEVSSKSDFSSTVAGFNKKEVSEISASVSGLTTKTKYYVRVYTKKGADVSKPSAVKEITTS